Proteins from a single region of Colias croceus chromosome Z, ilColCroc2.1:
- the LOC123704922 gene encoding uncharacterized protein LOC123704922 isoform X2, which yields MDASASVKADAEYNKLFSVYVKIQNPFVATSKHRSSVVKYTRLSELDLKPKGPWTENKYSLEPRLRRIIAIEEPNVETTRSLKSNVALSPKMSTTGYSKRKIVTIEEDEEKSLHPKFSRDVKTSYSKMINRAVETGMKDQKLTHRTTSRLSNATKYSPDTKQNTKTNSLGARKEMSVPNFRSKQTKENDPYLKESHRYVRNTNATSKINQSKRVNATDSERAIQTVKNKLKEETKEVIKRVAPNDKYSKTSQEQNRVKSLMVKEISERKKPITVIHVPLEEDLTKQDLINQLLADEYIEKVYEKNVADCIKELDKINTFKDVNVGTEPIKTLDQITETVCDYTQNSHSISEEIRDKTTFDSLEIPNVTLIKDKEPKENIVNFNSQSIPNLKAPAFTVTPDVKEKIQNEQCFRKSTSYIISTATLTYTTKQKINFHVVENEIDMNLPACPVSYPINVISVYKKEMKDKQARENTPNRQEERDANKQQRSDTQRLRNKSHVCPKTYDRHQLMKPSDIISSIKAQNSLVPNDYINEQFQRELNFIDSFLESLQYLENCSLTENTITQSSVDDLVNNTYDLKKLEYDSFFSKFDSSQNVDDRETMASKSLCLLNLLIRDEQRRAKNLLFVLKMREDALKDFTKSQILWLENRKKQDNTDISTLKKKQRGALLKLQHECGEMQRMRKALLTLSEKRKVALMKTKRNIELKFKNPVDVEQIILEKRKLKRSTSTDRNTAPLKCFDLSSSGCEESTTSRPKSLTPVCILKPAIESSGSAEKCIQTGDSILAPTTVNQSTSTADENFVVVDGGYLNILFQNLTLPEIFSSGKQYEVNEEALKNIVATTNSQHVNIKEGDVIKKFMDQVKSQDADRSSSPSTARSLVEELDLYYKGLSEKEKSPISSPEVGVITCEVKDVGVQMCDESNWQEEASKSVIEEVSVNKSSLESVEVACVCEPLSTTAETQCVKGRDEPSGSVAGPLPVPAGAAAVVESTPPDQVTWNQQKLSSSSTSPECLFAGEGSSIGSPVLYPSVSSLVSPAQSEAEELRRQQLAIEREIKALEQQQCQLLVVREIPDKPPPPYTPPSETRAPRPRKFCVDSTIEERIHKYITKSIPPELEDADSFDAFLKDYCQESLSRQKKERGDKFWDNCHDLPPKPQLDAGKLAIKTSADLKEVLTGVTPTIVSGVGARRSDHIDDILFAEWRRCEPEWTSLHTDEVIVKNQLFESIFQKILTETIDEYKKTVLANKNPLQVNVTL from the exons ATGGATGCTTCGGCATCCGTAAAAGCAGATGCCGAATATAACAAATTGTTTAGTGTTTATGTAAAAATCCAAAATCCATTTGTTGCAACAAGCAAACATAGGAGCTCCGTGGTTAAATATACAAGGCTTTCAGAATTAGACTTGAAACCCAAGG GGCCATGGACTGAAAACAAATACTCATTGGAACCAAGATTGCGCCGTATCATCGCGATCGAGGAGCCAAATGTAGAAACTACTAGATCTCTTAAATCCAATGTTGCACTCTCTCCAAAGATGTCCACCACAGGGTATTCTAAGAGGAAAATTGTAACCATTGAAGAAGATGAGGAGAAAAGCCTCCATccaaaatttt caCGTGATGTGAAAACCTCTTACTCCAAGATGATCAACCGAGCAGTAGAAACTGGTATGAAAGATCAGAAATTAACACATAGAACCACATCAAGGTTATCAAATGCAACTAAAT ACTCCCCAGACACAAAGCAAAACACTAAAACAAATTCCTTAGGCGCTAGAAAGGAAATGAGTGTTCCTAACTTTAGAAGTAAGCAGACTAAAGAAAACGACCCATATTTGAAAG AATCACACCGATACGTTAGGAACACAAATGCAACGTCGAAAATTAATCAAAGCAAGAGAGTTAACGCAACTGATAGCGAAAGAGCAATCCaaactgtaaaaaataaattaaaagaagaaacaaaAGAAGTAATTAAAAGGGTTGCGCCCAATGACAAGTATTCAAAAACATCACAAGAACAGAACCGAGTAAAAAGTTTAATGGTGAAAGAAATAAGTGAACGAAAAAAGCCAATAACTGTAATACATGTACCACTTGAAGAAGATTTAACAAAGCAAGATTTGATAAACCAATTGTTAGCTGATGAGTACATTGAAAaggtttatgaaaaaaatgtagcAGATTGTATAAAAGAACTTGACAAAATTAATACTTTCAAAGATGTCAATGTAGGTACGGAACCTATTAAAACTCTAGACCAGATTACAGAAACTGTCTGTGATTATACACAAAACAGTCACTCTATTAGTGAGGAAATTAgagataaaacaacatttgatAGTCTTGAAATACCaaatgttacattaataaAAGATAAGGAACCCAAAGAAAATATAGTCAATTTCAATAGTCAATCAATACCTAATCTCAAAGCTCCCGCATTTACTGTTACACCGgatgtaaaagaaaaaatccaAAATGAACAATGCTTCCGAAAAAGTACTTCCTACATTATAAGCACCGCAACACTGACATACACtaccaaacaaaaaataaacttccaTGTTGTTGAAAACGAAATTGATATGAATTTACCTGCATGCCCCGTTTCCTACCCAATTAATGTTATATcagtttataaaaaagaaatgaaagaTAAACAAGCGCGTGAGAATACACCTAACAGGCAGGAAGAAAGAGACGCTAATAAGCAGCAGAGAAGTGATACACAACGCCTACGAAATAAGTCGCATGTATGCCCCAAGACCTATGATCGCCACCAATTAATGAAACCATCAGATATAATTAGCTCAATAAAAGCTCAGAATAGTTTAGTACCCAATGACTACATTAATGAACAGTTTCAACGCGAATTAAACTTTATTGACTCGTTTCTCGAGTCTCTgcaatatttagaaaattgtTCCTTAACCGAAAATACAATAACCCAGAGTAGTGTTGACGACctagtaaataatacatatgatTTGAAGAAATTGGAGTACGATTCGTTTTTCTCCAAGTTTGATAGTAGCCAGAATGTTGATGATCGCGAAACAATGGCTTCAAAGAGTCTTTGTctg CTCAATTTACTCATACGCGATGAGCAAAGAAGAGCGAAGAACCTCTTGTTTGTACTGAAGATGCGAGAGGACGCCCTTAAAGACTTTACGAAATCTCAAATTCTTTGGCTCGAAAATAGAAAAAAGCAGGATAATACCGATATTTCAACATTAAAGAAGAAACAAAGAGGCGCTCTGTTGAAGCTACAACACGAATGTGGTGAAATGCAACGTATGCGTAAAGCTTTACTGACTTTATCGGAAAAAAGGAAGGTAGCTCTCATGAAAACTAAGAGAAATATCGAGTTGAAGTTCAAGAACCCTGTTGATGTAGAACAAATTATACTAgagaaaagaaaattaaagcGCAGCACATCCACTGACAGAAATACGGCGCCACTGAAGTGTTTCGATTTGTCGAGCAGTGGATGTGAAGAAAGCACTACATCCCGGCCAAAATCTCTTACGCCAGTGTGTATACTTAAACCGGCCATAGAAAGTTCTGGAAGTGCAGAAAAATGCATACAAACGGGTGACAGCATATTAGCTCCTACCACAGTCAACCAATCCACAAGCACCGCCGATGAAAACTTTGTTGTAGTTGACGGTggctatttaaatattctatttcAGAATTTGACTCTTCCCGAAATTTTTAGCAGTGGAAAACAATATGAAGTAAATGAAGAGgctcttaaaaatatagttgcAACCACAAATAGTCAACATGTTAATATAAAAGAGGGAGATGTTATCAAAAAGTTTATGGATCAGGTCAAGAGTCAAGATGCAGATAGATCGAGCAGTCCTTCGACCGCTCGCAGCTTAGTGGAGGAGTTGGATCTGTACTATAAAGGTTTATCGGAGAAGGAGAAGTCTCCGATATCGTCTCCCGAGGTTGGCGTTATTACGTGTGAAGTGAAGGATGTCGGTGTGCAAATGTGTGACGAATCTAATTGGCAAGAGGAAGCTTCTAAGAGTGTGATTGAAGAGGTGTCAGTGAATAAGTCTAGTCTAGAATCTGTGGAGGTAGCTTGTGTGTGTGAACCTTTGTCGACAACAGCAGAAACGCAGTGTGTGAAAGGTAGAGACGAGCCCAGCGGCAGTGTGGCTGGACCACTGCCTGTTCCTGCTGGAGCGGCTGCGGTGGTAGAGTCTACGCCACCGGACCAGGTGACATGGAACCAACAGAAACTGTCATCATCATCTACTTCACCAG AATGCCTTTTTGCAGGGGAAGGGAGTAGTATCGGCAGTCCGGTGCTATACCCGAGCGTGTCGTCGCTCGTGTCGCCCGCGCAGAGCGAGGCTGAGGAGCTTCGCAGGCAGCAGCTGGCTATTGAGCGGGAG ATAAAGGCGTTAGAGCAGCAACAATGTCAGCTGCTAGTGGTCCGCGAAATACCGGACAAGCCGCCGCCTCCATACACGCCACCTTCAGAAACAAGAGCTCCCAGACCGCGAAAATTCTGCGTAGACTCCACTATTGAAGAGAGAATCCACAAGTACATCACAAAGTCGATCCCTCCAGAGTTGGAGGACGCAGATTCCTTTGATGCATTCCTAAAGGACTATTGCCAAGAATCTCTGAGCAGACAGAAGAAGGAACGAGGGGACAAGTTTTGGGACAACTGCCACGATCTGCCGCCAAAGCCCCAACTTGACGCGGGGAAGTTAGCCATCAAGACTAGTGCGGATTTGAAGGAAGTGCTTACTGGAGTGACTCCAACTATTGTTTCGG GTGTTGGCGCGAGACGGTCAGACCACATCGACGACATTCTGTTCGCCGAGTGGCGGCGCTGCGAGCCCGAGTGGACCTCGCTGCACACCGACGAAGTCATCGTCAAGAACCAACTCTTCGAGAGCATCTTCCAGAAAATCCTCACCGAAACCATAGACGAATACAAGAAAACAGTCCTCGCCAACAAAAACCCCCTACAAGTCAATGTCACACTCTAA
- the LOC123704922 gene encoding uncharacterized protein LOC123704922 isoform X5, which produces MHKLWLSRYKRPWTENKYSLEPRLRRIIAIEEPNVETTRSLKSNVALSPKMSTTGYSKRKIVTIEEDEEKSLHPKFSRDVKTSYSKMINRAVETGMKDQKLTHRTTSRLSNATKYSPDTKQNTKTNSLGARKEMSVPNFRSKQTKENDPYLKGKESHRYVRNTNATSKINQSKRVNATDSERAIQTVKNKLKEETKEVIKRVAPNDKYSKTSQEQNRVKSLMVKEISERKKPITVIHVPLEEDLTKQDLINQLLADEYIEKVYEKNVADCIKELDKINTFKDVNVGTEPIKTLDQITETVCDYTQNSHSISEEIRDKTTFDSLEIPNVTLIKDKEPKENIVNFNSQSIPNLKAPAFTVTPDVKEKIQNEQCFRKSTSYIISTATLTYTTKQKINFHVVENEIDMNLPACPVSYPINVISVYKKEMKDKQARENTPNRQEERDANKQQRSDTQRLRNKSHVCPKTYDRHQLMKPSDIISSIKAQNSLVPNDYINEQFQRELNFIDSFLESLQYLENCSLTENTITQSSVDDLVNNTYDLKKLEYDSFFSKFDSSQNVDDRETMASKSLCLLNLLIRDEQRRAKNLLFVLKMREDALKDFTKSQILWLENRKKQDNTDISTLKKKQRGALLKLQHECGEMQRMRKALLTLSEKRKVALMKTKRNIELKFKNPVDVEQIILEKRKLKRSTSTDRNTAPLKCFDLSSSGCEESTTSRPKSLTPVCILKPAIESSGSAEKCIQTGDSILAPTTVNQSTSTADENFVVVDGGYLNILFQNLTLPEIFSSGKQYEVNEEALKNIVATTNSQHVNIKEGDVIKKFMDQVKSQDADRSSSPSTARSLVEELDLYYKGLSEKEKSPISSPEVGVITCEVKDVGVQMCDESNWQEEASKSVIEEVSVNKSSLESVEVACVCEPLSTTAETQCVKGRDEPSGSVAGPLPVPAGAAAVVESTPPDQVTWNQQKLSSSSTSPECLFAGEGSSIGSPVLYPSVSSLVSPAQSEAEELRRQQLAIEREIKALEQQQCQLLVVREIPDKPPPPYTPPSETRAPRPRKFCVDSTIEERIHKYITKSIPPELEDADSFDAFLKDYCQESLSRQKKERGDKFWDNCHDLPPKPQLDAGKLAIKTSADLKEVLTGVTPTIVSGVGARRSDHIDDILFAEWRRCEPEWTSLHTDEVIVKNQLFESIFQKILTETIDEYKKTVLANKNPLQVNVTL; this is translated from the exons ATGCACAAGTTATGGTTATCAAGATACAAAA GGCCATGGACTGAAAACAAATACTCATTGGAACCAAGATTGCGCCGTATCATCGCGATCGAGGAGCCAAATGTAGAAACTACTAGATCTCTTAAATCCAATGTTGCACTCTCTCCAAAGATGTCCACCACAGGGTATTCTAAGAGGAAAATTGTAACCATTGAAGAAGATGAGGAGAAAAGCCTCCATccaaaatttt caCGTGATGTGAAAACCTCTTACTCCAAGATGATCAACCGAGCAGTAGAAACTGGTATGAAAGATCAGAAATTAACACATAGAACCACATCAAGGTTATCAAATGCAACTAAAT ACTCCCCAGACACAAAGCAAAACACTAAAACAAATTCCTTAGGCGCTAGAAAGGAAATGAGTGTTCCTAACTTTAGAAGTAAGCAGACTAAAGAAAACGACCCATATTTGAAAGGTAAAG AATCACACCGATACGTTAGGAACACAAATGCAACGTCGAAAATTAATCAAAGCAAGAGAGTTAACGCAACTGATAGCGAAAGAGCAATCCaaactgtaaaaaataaattaaaagaagaaacaaaAGAAGTAATTAAAAGGGTTGCGCCCAATGACAAGTATTCAAAAACATCACAAGAACAGAACCGAGTAAAAAGTTTAATGGTGAAAGAAATAAGTGAACGAAAAAAGCCAATAACTGTAATACATGTACCACTTGAAGAAGATTTAACAAAGCAAGATTTGATAAACCAATTGTTAGCTGATGAGTACATTGAAAaggtttatgaaaaaaatgtagcAGATTGTATAAAAGAACTTGACAAAATTAATACTTTCAAAGATGTCAATGTAGGTACGGAACCTATTAAAACTCTAGACCAGATTACAGAAACTGTCTGTGATTATACACAAAACAGTCACTCTATTAGTGAGGAAATTAgagataaaacaacatttgatAGTCTTGAAATACCaaatgttacattaataaAAGATAAGGAACCCAAAGAAAATATAGTCAATTTCAATAGTCAATCAATACCTAATCTCAAAGCTCCCGCATTTACTGTTACACCGgatgtaaaagaaaaaatccaAAATGAACAATGCTTCCGAAAAAGTACTTCCTACATTATAAGCACCGCAACACTGACATACACtaccaaacaaaaaataaacttccaTGTTGTTGAAAACGAAATTGATATGAATTTACCTGCATGCCCCGTTTCCTACCCAATTAATGTTATATcagtttataaaaaagaaatgaaagaTAAACAAGCGCGTGAGAATACACCTAACAGGCAGGAAGAAAGAGACGCTAATAAGCAGCAGAGAAGTGATACACAACGCCTACGAAATAAGTCGCATGTATGCCCCAAGACCTATGATCGCCACCAATTAATGAAACCATCAGATATAATTAGCTCAATAAAAGCTCAGAATAGTTTAGTACCCAATGACTACATTAATGAACAGTTTCAACGCGAATTAAACTTTATTGACTCGTTTCTCGAGTCTCTgcaatatttagaaaattgtTCCTTAACCGAAAATACAATAACCCAGAGTAGTGTTGACGACctagtaaataatacatatgatTTGAAGAAATTGGAGTACGATTCGTTTTTCTCCAAGTTTGATAGTAGCCAGAATGTTGATGATCGCGAAACAATGGCTTCAAAGAGTCTTTGTctg CTCAATTTACTCATACGCGATGAGCAAAGAAGAGCGAAGAACCTCTTGTTTGTACTGAAGATGCGAGAGGACGCCCTTAAAGACTTTACGAAATCTCAAATTCTTTGGCTCGAAAATAGAAAAAAGCAGGATAATACCGATATTTCAACATTAAAGAAGAAACAAAGAGGCGCTCTGTTGAAGCTACAACACGAATGTGGTGAAATGCAACGTATGCGTAAAGCTTTACTGACTTTATCGGAAAAAAGGAAGGTAGCTCTCATGAAAACTAAGAGAAATATCGAGTTGAAGTTCAAGAACCCTGTTGATGTAGAACAAATTATACTAgagaaaagaaaattaaagcGCAGCACATCCACTGACAGAAATACGGCGCCACTGAAGTGTTTCGATTTGTCGAGCAGTGGATGTGAAGAAAGCACTACATCCCGGCCAAAATCTCTTACGCCAGTGTGTATACTTAAACCGGCCATAGAAAGTTCTGGAAGTGCAGAAAAATGCATACAAACGGGTGACAGCATATTAGCTCCTACCACAGTCAACCAATCCACAAGCACCGCCGATGAAAACTTTGTTGTAGTTGACGGTggctatttaaatattctatttcAGAATTTGACTCTTCCCGAAATTTTTAGCAGTGGAAAACAATATGAAGTAAATGAAGAGgctcttaaaaatatagttgcAACCACAAATAGTCAACATGTTAATATAAAAGAGGGAGATGTTATCAAAAAGTTTATGGATCAGGTCAAGAGTCAAGATGCAGATAGATCGAGCAGTCCTTCGACCGCTCGCAGCTTAGTGGAGGAGTTGGATCTGTACTATAAAGGTTTATCGGAGAAGGAGAAGTCTCCGATATCGTCTCCCGAGGTTGGCGTTATTACGTGTGAAGTGAAGGATGTCGGTGTGCAAATGTGTGACGAATCTAATTGGCAAGAGGAAGCTTCTAAGAGTGTGATTGAAGAGGTGTCAGTGAATAAGTCTAGTCTAGAATCTGTGGAGGTAGCTTGTGTGTGTGAACCTTTGTCGACAACAGCAGAAACGCAGTGTGTGAAAGGTAGAGACGAGCCCAGCGGCAGTGTGGCTGGACCACTGCCTGTTCCTGCTGGAGCGGCTGCGGTGGTAGAGTCTACGCCACCGGACCAGGTGACATGGAACCAACAGAAACTGTCATCATCATCTACTTCACCAG AATGCCTTTTTGCAGGGGAAGGGAGTAGTATCGGCAGTCCGGTGCTATACCCGAGCGTGTCGTCGCTCGTGTCGCCCGCGCAGAGCGAGGCTGAGGAGCTTCGCAGGCAGCAGCTGGCTATTGAGCGGGAG ATAAAGGCGTTAGAGCAGCAACAATGTCAGCTGCTAGTGGTCCGCGAAATACCGGACAAGCCGCCGCCTCCATACACGCCACCTTCAGAAACAAGAGCTCCCAGACCGCGAAAATTCTGCGTAGACTCCACTATTGAAGAGAGAATCCACAAGTACATCACAAAGTCGATCCCTCCAGAGTTGGAGGACGCAGATTCCTTTGATGCATTCCTAAAGGACTATTGCCAAGAATCTCTGAGCAGACAGAAGAAGGAACGAGGGGACAAGTTTTGGGACAACTGCCACGATCTGCCGCCAAAGCCCCAACTTGACGCGGGGAAGTTAGCCATCAAGACTAGTGCGGATTTGAAGGAAGTGCTTACTGGAGTGACTCCAACTATTGTTTCGG GTGTTGGCGCGAGACGGTCAGACCACATCGACGACATTCTGTTCGCCGAGTGGCGGCGCTGCGAGCCCGAGTGGACCTCGCTGCACACCGACGAAGTCATCGTCAAGAACCAACTCTTCGAGAGCATCTTCCAGAAAATCCTCACCGAAACCATAGACGAATACAAGAAAACAGTCCTCGCCAACAAAAACCCCCTACAAGTCAATGTCACACTCTAA